GAATAGtcacaaatttttaatttaaatgtagttattttaaaatgataattatatgaatagttgcaatttttcaatttagatagtcatatattttcaatttaaaagtagttattttgaaatgatacatatatgaatagtcacaacttttcatttaaataattacatgttttcaatttaaatactaactaatacacaaatatttaaacaaataatgaaaagacacaattttaaacaaaaaataaaatttctataaaaattcataacttttCAAGGATTCTTATTATTAGTAGattatagttaaaaattaataactatttGTAAGATGAGTATGCAggccaaaaaaaactaaaagtttgaTGGATTATTCGGTAAAagaattgataaaaaaatatttgcgaaactatatatgtttttaaaccctacaaacatgtatacattccTCTTCCccaaaagaaaagcaaaaggtGGCGATAGAGAGGGAGAGACGCCGGACGCGCCGTCGTCATCGTTGCACCTTGAGTTGTCTTTGTCGTAGCTAGAGTTCAAGCTACCATCGTAGTTCTCCATTCTTGTCGCAAAATCAGATCGGAACTCTTGGAAACTAAGAAAAGGAGAACTTAGGGTTTTTCACACATTACCTGATCTGTGTGCTTGTTGTTGACCTAACACATGGCATCCAAAACTATGGCGGAGAAGGAGAACTCATCATCAGAAAAACCGTCTCTGATTCCATCACTACCAGAAGACCTCATCATTGACATCTTAGCGCGTGTGTCCAGATTGGAGTATCCAACACTCTCCCTCGTTTCCAAGCAGTTCCAGTCACTCGTTGCGTCGCCTGAGCTATACGCAAGACGTTCTTTGTTGGGATGCACCGAGCACTGCCTCTACATTGTTCTCTATGAGGGAGAAAACCATCTTTTCCGTTGGTATATTATCCGCCCGAAAGCCAACGGTAATCGCAGCTTGGTCCGTATCCCTTCTGCTTCCCCCTCTGACACCCGACGAAAGCTTTGTCGTGGTGGGCTCGAAGAAGATATACGTGTTTGGTAGTGGGATTGCTAAAACCAGTGCGTATAACATAGACTGTAGATCTCACACGGTGCAACCCCTCCCCAGCATGCCTGTGGCCATGTCTTATACAAGGGCTGCTCTCATTGAAGATAAAATTTACGTAATGGGCCGCTTGGGTGACTTTCAGAATCTCATAGTGTTATTCAATACAAAAACACACATGTGGGAGCCTGAGATTTTAAAGCCAGACATTGAGCTGCATGGTGAGCGCAAGAGCTTGGATAGTTGTTTGGTGGGTGGGTGGTTGGTGTTGGCTGATAAGTTTTATATGAGGCATGATATTGAAACCCTTGTTTACGACCCAAAGGAAAATATATGGAGACCGGATGATATGCTGCGTTACGTAAAGATGCCTACCGCATGTGTTGATGACATGTTATACTACTACTCTGTTTACgattttactaaaaaaataaaaacgtatGATCCAAAGCGGAGGTGTTGGGAAGTGGTGAAAGGTTTGAGAAAGCTGTTTTCTAAGATGAAAAATTTGCAGTGTATTCACGCTGCGAATTACGGTGGGAAGCTGGCTTTGTTTTATACTAGTAAAGAAGATTATCGTAGAGGAAGAGGTGTGAAATCCAAGAGGGAGATTTGGTGTGCGGATATTTCGCTAGAAAGACGTCAAGGAGGAGAGATTTGGGGTAAAGTTGAGTGGTGTGGTCAGGTCCTGGTTGCTGATCTCTGGGTGAAGAATTGTCTAAATGTTATGGTTTGATGCACTAACTCTTCTTCATATATGCATGAACACCAAGCATATAGAAATCCCATTTAGACTCTGCTTTtcttttctagttttttttttttatgtaaactTAAGTTTAGAACAATATTCTCTGCCAAGCCCTTACTTTACAATATCTTAGATATCCAATAA
The sequence above is a segment of the Raphanus sativus cultivar WK10039 unplaced genomic scaffold, ASM80110v3 Scaffold2035, whole genome shotgun sequence genome. Coding sequences within it:
- the LOC130505140 gene encoding F-box/kelch-repeat protein At4g38940-like, with the protein product MASKTMAEKENSSSEKPSLIPSLPEDLIIDILARVSRLEYPTLSLVSKQFQSLVASPELYARRSLLGCTEHCLYIVLYEGENHLFRWYIIRPKANGNRSLVRIPSASPSDTRRKLCRGGLEEDIRVCMPVAMSYTRAALIEDKIYVMGRLGDFQNLIVLFNTKTHMWEPEILKPDIELHGERKSLDSCLVGGWLVLADKFYMRHDIETLVYDPKENIWRPDDMLRYVKMPTACVDDMLYYYSVYDFTKKIKTYDPKRRCWEVVKGLRKLFSKMKNLQCIHAANYGGKLALFYTSKEDYRRGRGVKSKREIWCADISLERRQGGEIWGKVEWCGQVLVADLWVKNCLNVMV